Proteins encoded within one genomic window of Bacillus sp. F19:
- the hepT gene encoding heptaprenyl diphosphate synthase component II, which yields MKFKMAYSFLNADLDLIEQELEQTVSSTEPLLSEAGLHLLQAGGKRIRPVFVLLSAMFGEYDIDKVKKVAIALEIIHMASLVHDDVIDDAELRRGKPTIKAKWDNRIAMYTGDYLFARSLEIMTSLENIAAHQILSKTIVEVSLGEIEQIKDKYDFDQNLRVYLRRIKRKTALLIAASCQLGAIAGGVPESIHKKLFHFGYYVGMSFQITDDILDFTSTEEELGKPVGGDLLQGNITLPVLYAMENPELKKKISKVTSDTPQAEMAEIIDVISSSNAIERSIQVSDMYLQKGFSILNQLPKNRARSALSNIAKYIGKRKF from the coding sequence ATGAAATTTAAAATGGCGTATTCGTTCTTAAATGCAGATCTTGATCTGATTGAACAGGAACTTGAACAAACGGTAAGCTCAACAGAGCCTTTGCTAAGCGAGGCAGGGCTTCACCTTCTTCAGGCAGGGGGAAAGCGCATCCGCCCTGTTTTTGTATTGCTTTCTGCCATGTTTGGCGAATATGATATCGATAAAGTAAAAAAAGTGGCCATCGCTCTAGAAATTATTCATATGGCATCTTTGGTGCATGATGATGTGATTGACGATGCCGAGCTCAGACGCGGGAAACCGACAATTAAAGCAAAGTGGGATAACCGCATTGCAATGTATACAGGGGATTATTTATTTGCAAGATCTCTTGAGATTATGACATCTTTAGAAAATATTGCGGCTCATCAGATTCTCTCAAAAACGATTGTTGAAGTTTCGCTTGGTGAAATAGAACAAATAAAAGACAAGTATGATTTTGACCAGAATCTGCGTGTTTATTTAAGACGCATAAAACGGAAAACAGCGTTATTAATTGCTGCCAGCTGTCAGCTTGGAGCGATTGCCGGCGGTGTTCCCGAATCCATACATAAAAAATTATTTCATTTCGGCTACTATGTAGGAATGTCCTTTCAAATTACAGATGATATTCTTGATTTTACCTCTACAGAAGAAGAGCTTGGAAAGCCAGTTGGCGGAGACTTGCTTCAGGGCAACATTACCCTTCCCGTGCTTTACGCAATGGAAAATCCCGAGTTGAAAAAGAAAATCAGCAAGGTAACTAGTGATACGCCCCAAGCGGAAATGGCGGAAATTATCGATGTCATCTCATCTTCGAATGCAATTGAACGGTCCATCCAAGTGAGTGACATGTATCTTCAGAAAGGGTTCAGCATTTTAAACCAATTGCCGAAAAATAGAGCAAGATCTGCCTTATCCAATATTGCAAAATATATTGGAAAAAGAAAATTTTAA
- a CDS encoding DUF2768 domain-containing protein, whose amino-acid sequence MSPGLMKMWIALASMGFMFVAIISIYFSRFKMKGFLKIAFAAIAYFFMILAGLLIIFVVFSGPVNE is encoded by the coding sequence ATGAGTCCAGGGTTGATGAAGATGTGGATTGCTCTCGCTTCAATGGGGTTTATGTTTGTTGCGATTATATCAATCTATTTCAGCAGATTTAAAATGAAAGGGTTTTTAAAGATTGCTTTTGCCGCAATTGCCTATTTTTTTATGATTCTGGCAGGATTGTTGATTATTTTCGTTGTTTTCAGCGGGCCTGTTAATGAATAA
- a CDS encoding heptaprenyl diphosphate synthase component 1: MSSIQLKMFVAVAGFFEKISIYMGTRVIHLQDIYVQMAKIKDALHLKLTHPFLAKYIPSPVIDEDKLLLFYALFDQIDLPVEKKENYIITAMLVQIALDTHDEVSTSFHLKQEEFMQRQLIVLAGDYFSALYYALLSEMQDIGMIRTLATAIKEINEHKIRLYEETVSDFDSFVASIIKVETAIFQHVSDYFQAGLFSKLTTKYLSYKRLTLEKNRYSAESLSIMRNLEKKKKNIGTIEFTGVYLKEFCNRYFEETADLLENCFQQPSSLQKVLLARLQSFKYNQDIRYTTLAEEGL; this comes from the coding sequence ATGAGTAGTATTCAGCTGAAAATGTTTGTTGCTGTTGCTGGCTTTTTCGAAAAAATATCTATTTACATGGGGACAAGGGTGATTCATTTGCAAGACATCTATGTACAAATGGCTAAGATAAAAGACGCGTTACACTTAAAGCTCACTCATCCATTTTTAGCAAAATATATACCTTCTCCTGTTATTGATGAAGATAAACTGCTCCTCTTCTATGCTTTGTTCGATCAGATTGATCTTCCAGTTGAAAAAAAAGAGAACTACATAATTACAGCGATGCTTGTGCAAATTGCCCTTGATACTCATGATGAAGTATCCACTTCCTTTCATTTAAAGCAAGAAGAGTTCATGCAAAGACAGCTGATTGTTCTTGCAGGAGACTACTTCAGCGCTCTGTATTACGCGTTATTATCAGAAATGCAGGACATTGGAATGATTCGAACGTTAGCAACGGCAATAAAAGAGATTAACGAACATAAAATTCGCCTGTACGAAGAGACTGTAAGTGATTTTGATTCATTCGTTGCAAGTATTATAAAAGTAGAAACAGCTATTTTTCAGCATGTTTCTGACTATTTTCAGGCAGGCTTATTCTCTAAGCTGACGACTAAATATCTGTCATACAAACGGCTGACGCTTGAGAAAAACAGATACAGCGCAGAATCTTTATCCATCATGAGAAATTTGGAGAAAAAGAAGAAAAATATCGGCACAATCGAATTTACCGGCGTGTATTTAAAAGAGTTCTGCAACCGTTATTTCGAAGAGACAGCCGACCTTTTAGAAAACTGTTTTCAGCAGCCGTCTTCTCTGCAGAAAGTCCTGTTAGCAAGATTGCAATCATTCAAGTATAATCAGGATATAAGGTATACTACGCTCGCGGAAGAAGGTTTATGA
- the aroB gene encoding 3-dehydroquinate synthase: MKNLLIETASGSYPVSVGRNIIETKLVEQIGEIKPTSILIIADSAVQSLYGEQLLKVLRSSYKAEVYIVPSGEEYKSFESFYDIQSFALKLGLDRKSLILAFGGGVIGDLAGFAAATYMRGIPFIQLPTTLLAHDSAVGGKVAINHPEGKNMIGAFYQPRAVIYDLAFLSTLPRHELRSGFAEVIKHGLIGNADFYHWLTAEISVLDDLIDEKLQHMIIEGIRVKAAVVKADEKETGVRAHLNFGHTLGHAIEAEEGYGKISHGDGVAIGMLFAIWLSGRVYKLNLPYEKIKKWFKELGFPVEVPENLSTDALISRMLKDKKSHSGTITMVLLRTVGAPEISPFERDQLRSLLETWRQEGSV, translated from the coding sequence ATGAAGAATTTGCTTATTGAAACTGCTTCCGGATCATATCCTGTTTCAGTTGGAAGAAATATCATTGAAACAAAGCTTGTTGAACAAATAGGGGAAATTAAGCCTACAAGCATACTGATTATAGCTGATTCAGCTGTTCAAAGCCTGTATGGTGAACAGCTGCTGAAAGTACTGAGGAGTTCTTACAAAGCGGAAGTCTACATTGTACCGAGCGGGGAAGAATATAAATCATTTGAATCTTTTTATGATATTCAATCATTCGCTCTTAAACTTGGACTTGACCGGAAATCTCTCATTCTTGCATTCGGCGGAGGAGTCATTGGTGACTTGGCTGGTTTTGCTGCTGCAACATACATGAGAGGCATCCCGTTTATTCAGCTTCCGACTACTCTGCTTGCACACGATAGTGCCGTCGGAGGAAAAGTCGCCATTAACCATCCAGAAGGAAAGAATATGATCGGTGCGTTTTATCAGCCCCGTGCGGTCATTTATGATCTGGCTTTTTTATCAACATTGCCACGTCATGAGCTTCGTTCTGGCTTTGCTGAAGTAATTAAGCATGGACTGATTGGAAATGCTGATTTCTATCATTGGCTGACTGCTGAAATTTCTGTTCTTGATGATCTAATTGATGAAAAACTTCAGCATATGATTATTGAAGGTATTCGTGTCAAAGCGGCAGTCGTAAAAGCAGATGAAAAGGAAACTGGTGTGAGAGCTCATCTGAACTTTGGCCATACCCTGGGACATGCGATTGAAGCAGAAGAAGGATATGGAAAGATCAGCCACGGAGATGGTGTTGCCATAGGTATGCTTTTTGCGATTTGGCTCAGCGGGAGGGTTTATAAATTGAATCTTCCTTATGAAAAAATCAAAAAGTGGTTTAAAGAATTAGGCTTTCCAGTTGAAGTTCCGGAAAACTTATCTACTGATGCGTTAATCAGCAGAATGCTAAAAGATAAAAAGTCGCATTCCGGGACGATCACTATGGTTTTGTTAAGAACCGTCGGAGCACCAGAAATTTCTCCTTTCGAAAGAGATCAATTAAGATCCTTGCTAGAAACATGGAGACAGGAGGGATCAGTTTGA
- the hbs gene encoding non-specific DNA-binding protein Hbs, translated as MNKTELINAVAEASELSKKDATKAVDAVFDTLLDALKNGDKVQLIGFGNFEVRERAARKGRNPQTGEEIEIAASKVPAFKPGKALKDAVAGK; from the coding sequence ATGAATAAAACAGAACTAATCAACGCGGTAGCAGAAGCTAGCGAATTATCAAAAAAAGATGCAACGAAAGCTGTTGATGCTGTTTTCGATACACTTTTGGATGCACTTAAAAACGGTGATAAAGTACAATTGATCGGTTTTGGTAACTTCGAAGTACGTGAGCGCGCGGCACGTAAAGGACGCAACCCACAAACTGGCGAAGAAATCGAAATCGCAGCAAGCAAAGTGCCTGCGTTCAAACCAGGTAAAGCTCTTAAAGACGCTGTTGCTGGAAAATAA
- the aroH gene encoding chorismate mutase, whose amino-acid sequence MIRAIRGAATVELNDEALIIKATEALLLEMIEKNNVDPEDVASVLLSMTGDLDAVFPAKALRNFDGWEYVPVMCMQEIPVAGSLEKCIRVMMTVQTGLNQKEVKHVYQGNAIVLRPDLTGERIKSAFK is encoded by the coding sequence TTGATTCGTGCAATTAGAGGGGCTGCAACAGTTGAACTTAATGATGAAGCTCTAATCATCAAAGCAACTGAAGCTCTGCTTTTAGAAATGATTGAAAAAAACAATGTAGATCCTGAAGATGTCGCATCTGTCCTGCTCTCAATGACAGGGGATTTAGATGCGGTGTTTCCAGCAAAAGCTCTGCGAAACTTTGATGGCTGGGAATATGTCCCTGTCATGTGCATGCAGGAAATCCCTGTAGCAGGAAGTCTTGAAAAGTGCATCAGGGTCATGATGACTGTACAGACCGGCCTAAATCAAAAAGAAGTAAAGCATGTTTACCAGGGGAATGCGATTGTGTTAAGACCTGATTTAACAGGTGAAAGAATAAAATCAGCATTTAAATGA
- the aroC gene encoding chorismate synthase codes for MRYLTAGESHGPQLTAIIEGVPAGLSITAEDINLDLTRRQKGHGRGRRMQIEKDEVQITSGIRHGKALGSPIALVVENNDWKHWTKIMGIEPLEDGEEKDIKRQISRPRPGHADLNGAIKYGHRDIRNVLERSSARETTVRVAVGAVAKKLLAELGIKVAGHVVEIGSIKAEKTEYSSIEELQRITEGSPVRCLDENAAVKMMQAIDDAKSNGDSIGGVVEVIVEGMPAGVGSYVHFDRKLDSKIAAAIVSINAFKGVEFGIGFEAARRFGSEVHDEIIWSEETGYSRKTNRLGGLEGGMSTGMPIVVRGVMKPIPTLYKPLQSVDIETKEPFSASIERSDSCAVPAASVVAEAVVAWEIANAVLEQFGSDRMDSIREHVQEMREYARKF; via the coding sequence ATGAGATACTTAACAGCAGGAGAATCACATGGACCGCAATTAACCGCGATTATTGAAGGAGTACCGGCGGGTCTGTCTATTACCGCAGAGGATATTAACCTTGATCTTACGCGCAGACAAAAGGGTCATGGAAGAGGAAGAAGAATGCAGATCGAGAAGGACGAGGTTCAGATCACAAGCGGAATCCGTCATGGAAAAGCACTGGGCTCTCCAATCGCACTTGTTGTTGAAAATAATGATTGGAAACATTGGACGAAAATAATGGGCATTGAGCCTTTGGAAGATGGCGAAGAAAAAGATATTAAACGTCAAATAAGCCGTCCTCGTCCTGGCCATGCAGATTTAAACGGTGCTATTAAATATGGCCACAGAGATATACGCAACGTGCTTGAACGCTCTTCAGCCCGTGAAACAACGGTCAGAGTTGCGGTGGGCGCAGTTGCAAAGAAATTATTGGCAGAACTTGGCATTAAAGTGGCAGGTCATGTAGTGGAAATAGGATCCATCAAAGCTGAAAAAACAGAGTATTCTTCGATAGAAGAGTTACAGCGGATCACAGAGGGATCACCTGTGCGCTGCCTGGATGAGAATGCTGCAGTGAAAATGATGCAGGCCATTGATGATGCAAAAAGCAACGGCGATTCTATTGGCGGTGTTGTGGAAGTCATTGTAGAAGGAATGCCTGCAGGAGTAGGAAGCTACGTCCATTTCGACCGCAAGCTTGATTCGAAAATTGCAGCAGCCATCGTGAGCATCAATGCTTTTAAAGGTGTTGAATTTGGTATTGGCTTTGAAGCTGCCCGAAGATTTGGCAGTGAAGTACATGACGAAATTATTTGGAGTGAAGAGACAGGATACTCCCGCAAGACAAATCGTTTAGGCGGTTTAGAAGGCGGAATGTCTACTGGTATGCCGATTGTGGTCAGAGGGGTCATGAAGCCGATTCCAACTCTTTATAAACCGCTTCAAAGTGTGGATATTGAAACGAAAGAGCCTTTTTCAGCAAGCATTGAACGGTCTGACAGCTGTGCAGTCCCGGCTGCAAGTGTTGTCGCTGAAGCAGTTGTGGCATGGGAAATTGCGAATGCGGTTCTTGAACAGTTCGGTTCAGACCGGATGGATTCGATTCGTGAGCACGTTCAGGAAATGCGCGAGTATGCGAGGAAGTTCTAA
- a CDS encoding NAD(P)H-dependent glycerol-3-phosphate dehydrogenase: MERIAVLGAGSWGTALSIVLADNNHEVRLWGHRQELILQINETHRNQKYLPDVELSDAIKGYTDLAEALNSVNIAVLAVPTKAIREVLQDVIEVIDHKLTIVHVSKGIEPDSLMRISEIIKEEVPVNLLQDVVVLSGPSHAEEVSLRQPTTVTSSSDNLEAAELIQDLFMNQHFRVYTNPDVIGVEIGGALKNIIALAAGITDGLGYGDNAKAALITRGLAEIARLGSIMGGNPLTFSGLTGIGDLIVTCTSVHSRNWRAGNLLGKGKKLEDVLENMGMVVEGVRTTKAAYQLAQKYEVKMPITEALYDVLFNDKEVKDAVDSLMARVKTNEMEDLVNISGNRS, from the coding sequence ATGGAACGAATTGCCGTTCTTGGTGCAGGCAGCTGGGGAACAGCGCTTAGTATTGTACTAGCAGATAATAATCACGAAGTAAGACTATGGGGGCATCGCCAAGAGCTGATTTTACAAATTAATGAAACACACCGGAATCAAAAATATTTGCCTGATGTAGAGCTTTCAGATGCTATCAAAGGCTATACAGATTTAGCTGAAGCACTGAATTCAGTAAATATCGCGGTTTTGGCTGTTCCGACTAAAGCAATAAGAGAAGTTCTTCAGGATGTCATAGAAGTGATAGATCATAAATTGACGATTGTCCATGTAAGCAAAGGAATTGAGCCTGATTCCCTCATGCGCATATCTGAAATTATTAAAGAGGAAGTTCCTGTTAACCTCCTTCAGGATGTAGTGGTTTTATCAGGGCCAAGCCATGCTGAAGAGGTGAGCTTGAGACAGCCGACAACGGTAACATCATCATCCGATAACCTTGAAGCAGCAGAGCTTATTCAGGATTTATTTATGAATCAGCATTTCAGAGTGTATACAAACCCTGATGTCATAGGGGTTGAGATTGGCGGAGCTCTGAAAAATATCATTGCACTTGCAGCAGGAATAACGGACGGTCTCGGTTACGGAGATAATGCCAAAGCTGCTCTTATTACGAGAGGCCTTGCTGAAATAGCGCGCCTTGGCAGTATAATGGGCGGGAATCCGTTAACGTTTTCGGGACTCACAGGTATAGGAGACTTAATAGTTACTTGTACAAGCGTTCACTCAAGAAACTGGAGAGCCGGCAATTTGCTTGGAAAAGGCAAAAAGCTTGAGGATGTTCTTGAAAACATGGGCATGGTCGTAGAGGGCGTCAGAACGACTAAGGCAGCCTATCAGCTTGCCCAAAAATATGAAGTGAAAATGCCGATTACAGAAGCTCTATATGATGTCTTATTCAACGATAAAGAAGTAAAAGATGCCGTTGATTCCCTCATGGCCAGAGTGAAAACAAACGAAATGGAAGATCTTGTGAATATTAGTGGAAATCGCAGCTGA
- a CDS encoding demethylmenaquinone methyltransferase encodes MQQSKEERVHSVFEKIYKNYDKMNSVISFQRHIAWRRETMKRMNVKQGSIALDVCCGTADWTIAMADAVGEKGRAIGLDFSNNMLKIGREKIKNFSNIELIHGNAMELPFEDNTFDYVTIGFGLRNVPDYMTVLKEMHRVVKPGGKVVCLETSQPTMIGFKQLYYGYFRFVMPVFGKLFAKSYNEYSWLQESARDFPGMRELAQMFKDAGFKDVDVKPFTGGVAAMHLGCK; translated from the coding sequence ATGCAGCAGTCGAAAGAAGAAAGAGTCCATTCTGTATTTGAAAAAATATATAAAAACTACGATAAGATGAATTCGGTCATCAGTTTTCAGCGCCATATTGCCTGGCGCCGGGAAACAATGAAACGAATGAATGTCAAACAAGGTTCGATTGCCCTGGATGTTTGCTGCGGTACAGCAGACTGGACTATTGCTATGGCTGATGCAGTTGGGGAGAAGGGCAGAGCGATTGGCCTTGATTTCAGCAATAATATGCTGAAGATTGGCAGAGAGAAAATAAAAAATTTCTCTAATATTGAATTAATTCACGGCAATGCCATGGAACTTCCATTTGAAGATAACACGTTTGATTATGTTACGATTGGTTTTGGACTTCGGAATGTTCCTGACTATATGACTGTGCTTAAGGAAATGCACCGTGTTGTAAAGCCGGGCGGAAAAGTAGTCTGCCTGGAAACCTCACAGCCTACCATGATCGGATTTAAGCAGCTTTACTATGGTTACTTCCGATTTGTGATGCCTGTTTTTGGGAAACTGTTTGCTAAAAGCTATAATGAATATTCATGGCTGCAGGAATCAGCTAGGGATTTTCCCGGAATGCGGGAGCTTGCACAAATGTTCAAAGATGCAGGCTTTAAAGATGTGGACGTGAAGCCTTTTACAGGCGGCGTAGCTGCAATGCATCTCGGCTGTAAATGA
- the folE gene encoding GTP cyclohydrolase I FolE — protein MGQINTQQIEEAVRLILEAIGEDPNREGLLDTPKRVAKMYAEVFSGLNEDPKEHFKTVFGEDHEELVLVKDIPFHSMCEHHLVPFFGKAHIAYIPKGGKVTGLSKLARAVEAVCRRPQLQERITSTIAESIVDSLEPHGVMVVVEAEHMCMTMRGVKKPGSKTITSAVRGVFVKDPAARAEVLSFIKE, from the coding sequence ATGGGGCAAATTAATACACAGCAGATCGAAGAGGCAGTAAGGCTCATACTTGAGGCGATCGGGGAAGATCCAAATCGCGAAGGGCTTCTTGATACTCCCAAACGTGTTGCTAAAATGTATGCCGAAGTATTCTCAGGACTTAACGAAGATCCAAAAGAACATTTTAAAACGGTGTTCGGAGAAGACCATGAAGAACTTGTGCTAGTCAAGGATATTCCATTTCATTCTATGTGTGAGCATCACCTGGTTCCGTTTTTTGGAAAGGCTCACATTGCATACATACCAAAAGGCGGAAAAGTAACAGGGCTGAGCAAGCTTGCCAGAGCTGTGGAAGCAGTTTGCAGAAGACCTCAGCTTCAAGAGAGAATTACCTCGACGATTGCAGAGAGCATTGTTGATTCTCTAGAACCTCATGGCGTAATGGTGGTTGTAGAAGCTGAACATATGTGCATGACAATGCGCGGAGTCAAAAAGCCGGGAAGCAAAACGATCACATCCGCTGTCAGAGGGGTTTTTGTGAAAGATCCTGCAGCCAGAGCTGAAGTATTATCATTTATTAAAGAATAA
- the ndk gene encoding nucleoside-diphosphate kinase produces MEKTFMMVKPDGVQRQLIGEIISRFESKGLQLVGAKLMQIPVGLAEQHYGEHNGKPFFGELVDFITSGPVFAMVWEGENVIEISRTMMGKTKPSEALPGTIRGDYGLFVGKNIIHGSDSPESAEREINLFFKQEELVEYDKAIHTWIY; encoded by the coding sequence ATGGAAAAAACATTTATGATGGTCAAACCTGATGGCGTTCAGCGTCAGCTTATCGGGGAAATTATTTCCAGATTCGAAAGTAAGGGCTTACAATTAGTTGGGGCAAAATTAATGCAAATTCCAGTTGGACTTGCAGAGCAGCATTACGGAGAACACAACGGGAAGCCATTCTTTGGGGAACTTGTTGATTTTATAACTTCCGGACCAGTTTTCGCTATGGTTTGGGAAGGGGAAAATGTGATTGAGATCTCACGCACGATGATGGGCAAAACAAAACCATCCGAAGCATTGCCGGGTACAATCAGAGGCGACTATGGTTTATTCGTCGGAAAAAACATTATCCACGGTTCCGATTCACCTGAAAGTGCAGAGCGCGAAATTAACCTTTTCTTCAAACAAGAAGAATTAGTAGAATACGACAAAGCTATTCATACTTGGATTTATTAA
- the mtrB gene encoding trp RNA-binding attenuation protein MtrB, whose amino-acid sequence MKDNTNDFLVIKAVEDGVNVIGLTRGSDTRFHHSEKLDKGEVMIAQFTEHTSAIKIRGKAIIQTSYGEIESDSRR is encoded by the coding sequence ATGAAAGACAACACAAATGATTTTTTAGTGATAAAAGCGGTAGAGGATGGAGTGAATGTCATCGGTCTGACCCGCGGATCGGATACTAGATTTCATCATTCAGAGAAGCTGGATAAAGGCGAGGTAATGATTGCCCAATTTACAGAACACACATCTGCTATTAAGATAAGAGGGAAAGCCATTATTCAAACAAGCTACGGAGAAATAGAAAGCGACTCCAGAAGATAA
- the spoIVA gene encoding stage IV sporulation protein A gives MEKVDIFKDIAERTGGDIYLGVVGAVRTGKSTFIKKFMEQVVLPNIDNEADKARAQDELPQSAAGKTIMTTEPKFVPNQAVSIHVEEGLDVNIRLVDCVGYTVPGAKGYEDENGPRMINTPWYEEPIPFHEAAEIGTRKVIQEHSTIGVVITTDGSIGEIPRRDYIEAEERVIEELKEVGKPFIMIINTVQPYHPETETLRRQLSEKYDIPVLAMSVESIRETDVMNVLREALYEFPVLEVNVNLPSWVMVLRDNHWLRESYQEAVKDTVQDIKRLRDVDRVVGYFSEYDFIDRASLAGIEMGQGIAEIDLYAPDDLYDQILKEVVGVEIRGKDHLLQLMQDFAYAKAEYDQVSDALRMVKQTGYGIAAPALSDMSLDEPEIIRQGARFGVRLKAVAPSIHMIKVDVESEFAPIIGTEKQSEELVRYLMQDFEDNPLSIWNSDIFGRSLSSIVREGIQAKLSLMPENARYKLKETLERMINEGSGGLIAIIL, from the coding sequence TTGGAAAAGGTAGATATTTTTAAAGATATCGCAGAGCGCACCGGCGGCGATATCTATCTTGGAGTAGTGGGAGCAGTAAGAACAGGCAAATCTACTTTTATCAAAAAGTTCATGGAGCAAGTCGTGCTTCCGAATATTGATAATGAAGCAGATAAGGCACGGGCACAGGATGAGCTGCCGCAAAGTGCTGCTGGAAAAACCATCATGACGACAGAGCCTAAATTTGTTCCGAATCAAGCGGTTTCGATCCATGTTGAAGAGGGACTTGACGTCAATATTAGATTGGTAGATTGCGTTGGTTATACAGTACCTGGAGCAAAAGGGTATGAAGACGAAAATGGACCAAGAATGATCAATACTCCGTGGTATGAGGAGCCGATTCCTTTCCATGAAGCGGCTGAAATCGGCACCCGCAAGGTGATTCAGGAGCATTCAACTATCGGTGTCGTCATTACGACAGACGGTTCAATTGGCGAAATCCCAAGAAGGGATTACATTGAAGCTGAAGAACGGGTTATCGAGGAATTAAAGGAAGTCGGAAAACCTTTCATTATGATTATTAATACGGTTCAGCCTTATCATCCTGAAACAGAAACACTCCGGAGACAGCTCAGTGAAAAATATGACATTCCGGTCCTTGCGATGAGTGTTGAAAGTATCCGCGAGACAGATGTCATGAACGTTCTCCGTGAAGCGCTGTATGAGTTCCCGGTGCTTGAGGTAAATGTGAATCTGCCTAGCTGGGTAATGGTTCTACGCGACAATCACTGGCTGCGGGAAAGCTATCAGGAAGCAGTCAAAGACACGGTCCAGGATATCAAAAGGCTAAGAGATGTTGATCGTGTGGTAGGTTATTTCAGTGAATATGACTTCATTGACCGGGCAAGCCTTGCAGGCATTGAAATGGGGCAGGGGATCGCTGAAATTGACCTGTATGCGCCTGATGATTTATATGATCAAATTTTAAAAGAGGTTGTTGGAGTAGAAATCCGCGGGAAAGATCACTTGCTGCAGCTTATGCAGGACTTTGCATATGCAAAAGCGGAATATGATCAAGTATCGGATGCGCTTAGAATGGTAAAACAAACAGGCTATGGCATTGCAGCGCCTGCACTCAGCGACATGAGCCTTGATGAACCGGAAATTATCAGGCAGGGTGCAAGATTCGGAGTCCGGTTAAAAGCTGTGGCCCCATCGATTCATATGATAAAAGTTGATGTGGAGTCAGAATTTGCTCCAATTATCGGAACAGAAAAACAAAGTGAAGAACTGGTTCGATACTTGATGCAGGATTTTGAAGATAACCCGCTGTCGATCTGGAATTCCGATATTTTCGGACGCAGTCTGAGTTCAATCGTGAGGGAAGGAATTCAGGCAAAACTTTCATTAATGCCTGAAAATGCAAGATATAAGCTGAAAGAAACGCTCGAACGCATGATTAACGAAGGCTCTGGCGGTTTAATCGCGATTATCCTATAG